The Manihot esculenta cultivar AM560-2 chromosome 8, M.esculenta_v8, whole genome shotgun sequence genomic interval AACAACTGGTCCAGGATGGGGAGGAAGATCAAATCTAGATGGCAGTAAATTAAAGAACAGAAAAGCATAATAAACACGAAAAGTTCCCTATAGAAATGATTCCTTTAGATTGATTGATCAAGAAAGGCTAAGAAGTATAAATTAGGGAATGCAGTTCCAgttttagttttagtttgagttCTACCTACAAATTGAAATTCAACTGAAACTTGGTATGGTACGGTTGCAGttggatttttaatatttaaaataaatttgtataatttagaaaatttatttaaaattaattaaatacatatatatatacaaatcaTATAATGTGCatatatttgtaaaattaagcatgaaaaatattaataaaagtatatatttaattattattttatttatataatttttaattataagatACATACGTAACAAATGATTaagtatattataaatataataatgcacttataattaataatgataaagtgatttaatattttctaattaaagtTATTAAAACAAGGTTGATAATAAAAGATAATTGGCAAAAGTAGCAAGAACTATACTTTATTATCAAAAGAAAATTATCAGAATGACTCGAGCAAGAAAAGAAATTTGTTACTTTTAactaagttttttttaaaaaaaaaaaaatcataatattaacataaaattaattttttaatactattaaTAGTAACAATTTAACTTAGTCTCAAAGTTTATAacttttttctttataatatgaataaaaactctcttaaatttaattatagagTAAATGACTAaaaacttatattttaaaaaaaaattgtagttCTTATTAAACTaaagttattattaattaagctttgaaacttaaaaaaataaagagtaaaagTACTATTGCAGCTCTTAAAATATGCGTTAATCATGAAAACCTTaaactttttttgtttttttataaaaaaaaacaagtatttaactattaaaatagattaaataagtcttttaatttaaaaaaataagaaattataagcgctttaaatattaaaataagataaaaaaaaagtcattcaattgataaaaaaaaaagaaaagaaattaataaaaccTAATTATTTCCAACTAAAATCCTACCAATATTATGCAGGAAAATCTTCTGATGCATAATGTCCTCCATATCTAGTCTTTAACATCATAGTGAAAGTCTATGTAGTATGGAGCATATTGAtaagttattatttattaaatagtttCATagcttttatatgtttttttttttaaaatgaaaattggaGATTGAAAGAGTAGAATCTAAAATCTTTCGATAGAAAAACCAAGATATCAATTCTCACTGAAAGAGAGGATtcaatcatatcatatatttttcgcctgatttttataaaaaaaaatattagccGACCTTTTtataaagtattattttttagaaattaaataattatattttaataaaattatgtataaaatattaattattaatgaaaattttagaatatgaaccgactttttttaaaaaaatcaatattttcaTAAGCACATGAATCAAAttagttatatttatatataatattaattaattaaatgaccCTTTTGAATTGAAGAGATGGATGGTAAAAAATGCTGGACCGGCTGAAGTTGGATTGCATTTATCACCAGACTAAATATGTGAGTGCagcttttatatatttattatttttatcataatcactgctattaatttgattataatCTAATATTACTTAACATAGATTtatttatacttaaaaaaaGAGATCAAGAACTTATGCCactatcaaaaaaaaaaattatcatttaatttttaaaatttagtgaaACTAGAAAAATAcacttatataattaaataattaatctcACAAAATCATAGAACTAAATAATGGGTTTTTCATGACTGTTGACACATATTTTGAGGATCAGAACAgactctttaaaaaaaaaaaaacaaaaagattcTACCCCTAAAGTAATTCCTGACGTAGCAGGCTACATCCAAGTTGCAATTCCAAGTTTTTATAATTCCATCGTCTTTGATCATCAGTAACGTTATTGGATAAGTATTTAGTGGAAAATGTTAATACGCAAAAGTCTTACAATAGGATAAGTCTAaattatattcaatttaatctatatatgttttaaaaattcaatattttcatCTGTAGTTTAATTCAGTCAAGCTAAAACCCCTCCAAGAAAACAGAACTTTGaattaactatttattttttaaaaattgagagaaaaaattttaaacataaCCTTTTTTAGGCTACCCCTATAAAATACGATAAAAACATGCTTTATTTACACTGAATCAAAATTTTGCAACGTTCCATCCTCTTAACTAGATTATTTTGTTAGCAGGCATTCAACGGTCTTAGCAGGTTAGCTTCCAAATACAGTTTCCACGCCCTCAATGGGCTTGCATCTCCAACACCAGGTGTATTAATCCTAGGCCTAAGGCTCATAAATACACCCCTGGCTGCGAAACCCAGTAGCTCAAAGGAGTCCATATAACCATGCATCCTTGAAATGGTTCCACCTTCGTACATGGATCCCATTCTGGGAGATCGATCAGTAGAAATGGGTTCCTGGTGTTCCCCTTGAGAGGTAATGTTTTGTTTTGGTTGGATTTCAGGCTCCAATGAATCATCTTCAGTAAATGCACAGCTTCCCAAGCCAAATGAATCCCAATCAACTTGTTGTAACATATCACTGGCCTTCTCCGTGCTTCCTGCATTAGGATGTTGCAGTTTGATCAACTGTTCACTTGCCAACTTGTCGACTTGAATTTTCAGTTCAAGTAATCGACTCTGAATTCTTGAAGCTACAGCATCATACAATTTTCTTCTTGATATATGTTCTATTCCTTCTACATTCAGCAAATCATCAAAATGGATTGGGTCACCAACAAGCACCGTCACCTATAAGAACCATGTAAAATAGCATGACGTACTATGGTGAGAACAATGCAAACCAAAAGAATTCACAACAGTACCaaaaaaatggaaagaaaaaaaaaaaaagatggtaCTAAGATAAGGTGATAACTTGTTCCCAAAAAATGGAGGAAGATAAGGTGATGACTTGCTCACAAAAAATGGAGGCAGAGGGTGAGGAAGGAAGCaggaaaaagaatgaaaaacaAACAATGGAGAATATAAGGATATGCTATGCCATAGAATAAGGCTGGCCAACATAATCATGTTCAAAGAGCAACTACTGCCTAGAATGGTGTTGCCCAATTTACTAGTTGATAACTCCAGCTCACTAGAGGAGCATCCCACCTTCCCAACACAAATACTATCATAATACACACTTTCAGAAGGTTGACTATCCATTGATTTTACATTCACCCAAAATTTAAGCCCTCAGAGTCTCAGACGCATCTAAAGAACACATATCAGTATTTTAGCACCAAGTGAAAGCACCAAACTTGGAAGCTTGCTGTGTAATGTCACAAAGACAAAAGAATCATGCTGCAGGGGGGTGGATCACATAAACTGTGAATACATGACCAGGGATTCATATTTGACACCAGAATAGACATATTGGAAATTTTATTTGGAACAACTGATCTTGATTAATGACAGGTTGTACCACATTGGAGGAAGAGCACAATAGCACATGCTCAGATACTGTCCAGGCACTGTCAATCCTAATCCAGAAACTGATGACAAAGAAAATAGCAGTGGAACAGACTACATTGATCAGGTGAACTCCATTCATCCAGGAAGGAAAAGAATGGCTAAGAAGCTAGAACCGTCCCAACTGTTAATGTGATTTTAGACCTTTACCTAAAGGAGTGATAAAGAATATGCAAGCAACAAGAGTAAATGGACAACATACCATTTTACCAATCCTCGGAAAGTTGGCTCCTATAGGCATTATTTCCTGCATGCCGGTGTGTACAAAGGGAATTACTATAGGAACAGTATCAGCATCAAGGACCAACCTATTAACATACAAAGACAGTCAATTCAAAgcatttcagaaaaaaaaaaaatcaactattTCAAACACACTCTGCAATCAaacaactgctccttcaatgaAATGAAACATTTGCAAATAGCTTTTTCTCCTTTCCTCAAATATTGCTAAGTAGAAGTATGAAAGTTGGATGTCACTCCACCATCCTCATTACCTTCCAACACCTCTCTTTGAAGACCCAATAGTCCTTCCACCATCACGAGATCGACTCCCTTCTGGGAAAATATGAACCCATCCACCATTGTTCAACTTTGCAATAGCCATATCCATGCCCTGCAAGGAGGAGTAAGATGAACAGATGTGTCCTATTAGTGGAAGGAAAAATTGACAACCAAGAAATAGAAACATATGGTTGGGGGGTTGGTCGTGTGAGAAAGAGGCAGGAGATAGTGGCATCTAC includes:
- the LOC110619990 gene encoding tafazzin, whose product is MAVHRIERADLWKSKARVLQLRLRERFRVAVDRHRRRPPIFSDGYFSSTVQRWLIRFRDFRQGSLQSSSAFYRKRVSKDFTAEEDSVIIRMLQSIAVPLLGNMCHVFMNGLNHVQVYGLEKLHDALLHRPRNKPLLTVSNHVASVDDPFVIASLLPPRVLLDAQNLRWTLCATDRCFRNPVTSAFFRSVKVLPVSRGDGIYQKGMDMAIAKLNNGGWVHIFPEGSRSRDGGRTIGSSKRGVGRLVLDADTVPIVIPFVHTGMQEIMPIGANFPRIGKMVTVLVGDPIHFDDLLNVEGIEHISRRKLYDAVASRIQSRLLELKIQVDKLASEQLIKLQHPNAGSTEKASDMLQQVDWDSFGLGSCAFTEDDSLEPEIQPKQNITSQGEHQEPISTDRSPRMGSMYEGGTISRMHGYMDSFELLGFAARGVFMSLRPRINTPGVGDASPLRAWKLYLEANLLRPLNAC